One stretch of Prunus persica cultivar Lovell chromosome G1, Prunus_persica_NCBIv2, whole genome shotgun sequence DNA includes these proteins:
- the LOC18788813 gene encoding heat shock factor protein HSF30 isoform X2, with translation MDGVAVKEEEIVTCTVGSSSSSSSSFSPQPIEGLHEVGPPPFLTKTFEMVEDPSTDAIVSWSRARNSFVVWDSHKFSTTLLPRYFKHGNFSSFIRQLNTYGFRKVDPDRWEFANEGFLGGQRHLLKTIKRRRHMSQSMQQEGGGGACVELGQYGLETELERLKRDRNVLMTEIVRLRQQQQNSKEQVMAMEGRLQTTEKKQQQIMAFLAKALNSPSFIQNLVEKKARNKELRGMEIGRKRRLSASPSVENLQEKPKTHVADYSASQDQGELETIGSQIETFFSAAALDNESSSDIIDPHSSSVGGNFGIVNETTWEELWSDELIGGNPEEDVIVVGDESDIDVAVEDLVAEPADWGGPADGDL, from the exons ATGGATGGAGTGGCGGTGAAAGAGGAAGAGATTGTGACATGCACTGTTGGTTCatcatcctcttcttcttcaagctTCTCACCTCAGCCAATAGAGGGCTTACACGAAGTGGGCCCTCCCCCTTTTCTCACAAAGACCTTTGAAATGGTGGAGGATCCTTCTACAGACGCCATTGTCTCCTGGAGCAGAGCTCGCAACAGCTTCGTTGTTTGGGACTCTCATAAGTTCTCCACCACTCTTCTTCCTCGCTACTTCAAGCACGGGAACTTCTCCAGCTTCATTCGTCAGCTTAATACATAT GGTTTTAGAAAGGTTGATCCTGACCGATGGGAATTTGCCAACGAAGGGTTTCTGGGAGGGCAGAGGCATTTACTGAAGACCATCAAGAGGAGGAGGCATATGTCACAGAGTATGCAACAAGAAGGTGGAGGAGGAGCTTGTGTTGAACTGGGCCAGTATGGACTGGAGACTGAGCTTGAAAGATTGAAGAGAGACCGAAATGTTTTAATGACTGAAATAGTGAGGCTGAggcagcaacaacaaaattcaaaagaacaaGTCATGGCAATGGAGGGTCGGTTGCAGACCACAGAGAAAAAACAACAGCAGATTATGGCTTTCCTTGCTAAAGCACTCAATAGCCCATCTTTTATCCAAAACCTTGTTGAGAAGAAGGCTCGGAATAAAGAGTTGCGTGGTATGGAAATTGGTCGAAAGCGGAGATTATCAGCTAGCCCCAGTGTGGAGAATCTGCAAGAAAAACCTAAAACCCATGTTGCGGACTACTCAGCAAGCCAAGATCAGGGAGAGTTGGAAACTATCGGATCGCAGATTGAGACCTTTTTCTCAGCTGCTGCATTGGATAATGAATCAAGCAGTGATATCATAGACCCTCATTCAAGTTCGGTTGGTGGCAACTTCGGCATTGTTAATGAGACTACATGGGAGGAGCTGTGGAGCGATGAGCTCATTGGTGGCAATCCGGAGGAAGACGTTATTGTGGTGGGCGATGAATCAGATATCGATGTCGCGGTGGAGGATTTGGTTGCAGAGCCAGCAGATTGGG GCGGACCGGCCGACGGAGACCTTTGA
- the LOC18788813 gene encoding heat shock factor protein HSF30 isoform X1: MDGVAVKEEEIVTCTVGSSSSSSSSFSPQPIEGLHEVGPPPFLTKTFEMVEDPSTDAIVSWSRARNSFVVWDSHKFSTTLLPRYFKHGNFSSFIRQLNTYGFRKVDPDRWEFANEGFLGGQRHLLKTIKRRRHMSQSMQQEGGGGACVELGQYGLETELERLKRDRNVLMTEIVRLRQQQQNSKEQVMAMEGRLQTTEKKQQQIMAFLAKALNSPSFIQNLVEKKARNKELRGMEIGRKRRLSASPSVENLQEKPKTHVADYSASQDQGELETIGSQIETFFSAAALDNESSSDIIDPHSSSVGGNFGIVNETTWEELWSDELIGGNPEEDVIVVGDESDIDVAVEDLVAEPADWGEDLQELVDQMGYLIRRTGRRRPLRGSDP, encoded by the exons ATGGATGGAGTGGCGGTGAAAGAGGAAGAGATTGTGACATGCACTGTTGGTTCatcatcctcttcttcttcaagctTCTCACCTCAGCCAATAGAGGGCTTACACGAAGTGGGCCCTCCCCCTTTTCTCACAAAGACCTTTGAAATGGTGGAGGATCCTTCTACAGACGCCATTGTCTCCTGGAGCAGAGCTCGCAACAGCTTCGTTGTTTGGGACTCTCATAAGTTCTCCACCACTCTTCTTCCTCGCTACTTCAAGCACGGGAACTTCTCCAGCTTCATTCGTCAGCTTAATACATAT GGTTTTAGAAAGGTTGATCCTGACCGATGGGAATTTGCCAACGAAGGGTTTCTGGGAGGGCAGAGGCATTTACTGAAGACCATCAAGAGGAGGAGGCATATGTCACAGAGTATGCAACAAGAAGGTGGAGGAGGAGCTTGTGTTGAACTGGGCCAGTATGGACTGGAGACTGAGCTTGAAAGATTGAAGAGAGACCGAAATGTTTTAATGACTGAAATAGTGAGGCTGAggcagcaacaacaaaattcaaaagaacaaGTCATGGCAATGGAGGGTCGGTTGCAGACCACAGAGAAAAAACAACAGCAGATTATGGCTTTCCTTGCTAAAGCACTCAATAGCCCATCTTTTATCCAAAACCTTGTTGAGAAGAAGGCTCGGAATAAAGAGTTGCGTGGTATGGAAATTGGTCGAAAGCGGAGATTATCAGCTAGCCCCAGTGTGGAGAATCTGCAAGAAAAACCTAAAACCCATGTTGCGGACTACTCAGCAAGCCAAGATCAGGGAGAGTTGGAAACTATCGGATCGCAGATTGAGACCTTTTTCTCAGCTGCTGCATTGGATAATGAATCAAGCAGTGATATCATAGACCCTCATTCAAGTTCGGTTGGTGGCAACTTCGGCATTGTTAATGAGACTACATGGGAGGAGCTGTGGAGCGATGAGCTCATTGGTGGCAATCCGGAGGAAGACGTTATTGTGGTGGGCGATGAATCAGATATCGATGTCGCGGTGGAGGATTTGGTTGCAGAGCCAGCAGATTGGGGTGAGGACTTGCAAGAACTTGTTGATCAAATGGGTTATCTAATCAG GCGGACCGGCCGACGGAGACCTTTGAGGGGTTCCGATCCTTGA
- the LOC109947728 gene encoding glutaredoxin-C6-like: MQGLRRCTNDVVHLGLSPSPTPPSPPGPPSNNPSSLSIDVAESAETRIRRLISEHPVIIFSRTSCCMCHVMKKLLATIGVHPTVIELDDHEIAALPSSSSDDNNNEEQQHQQQPCNTPPAVFIGGTCVGGLESLVALHLSGHLVPKLVQVGVLWGKK; the protein is encoded by the exons ATGCAAGGCCTACGGCGTTGCACAAACGACGTCGTCCACCTGGGCCTCTCCCCCTCCCCGACCCCGCCCTCCCCTCCCGGCCCTCCCTCCAACAACCCCTCCTCCCTCTCCATCGACGTGGCTGAGTCCGCCGAGACCCGCATCCGCCGCCTCATCTCCGAGCACCCTGTCATCATCTTCAGCCGCACCTCCTGCTGCATGTGCCACGTCATGAAGAAGCTCCTCGCCACGATTGGGGTCCACCCCACCGTCATCGAATTGGACGATCACGAGATCGCCGCcctcccctcctcctcctcggaCGACAACAACAACGAAGAACAGCAACATCAGCAACAACCTTGTAATACTCCGCCCGCCGTTTTCATTGGTGGCACGTGCGTCGGTGGCCTCGAATCTCTCGTGGCCCTCCACCTCAGCGGCCACCTCGTCCCCAAACTGGTCCAAGTCGGTGTCCTCTGG ggaaaaaaataG